From Streptomyces sp. NBC_00690, a single genomic window includes:
- a CDS encoding Gfo/Idh/MocA family oxidoreductase, translated as MTATASPLRVGLIGYGVAGSFFHAPLIAATPDLTLDTIVTSDPERRERAAAEFPGVRFAAGADELWDRPDTLDLLVIASPNKTHVPLATEALGRGLPVVVDKPLAGTAAEARALAALADERGLLLSVFQNRRWDADFLTLRKLIEDGALGDVQRCESRFERWRPQPKGGWRESGDPQEIGGLLFDLGSHLVDQVLTLFGPAVRVYAETDVRRPGAEADDDTFIALTHASGVRSHLSMSATAAQLGPRFRVLGSTAGFVKYGLDPQEGELRAGRRPVPGTPWGVEDTAHWGRTGAGESPLTGGGTPVETLPGDYPAYYTAIARALRDGTAPPVTATQAAATLDVLEAAGHSAREGVTVTLRS; from the coding sequence ATGACAGCCACGGCCAGCCCCCTGCGCGTCGGACTGATCGGCTACGGAGTCGCGGGCTCCTTCTTCCACGCGCCCCTGATCGCGGCCACACCGGACCTGACCCTGGACACGATCGTGACCTCGGACCCGGAACGACGCGAGCGAGCCGCCGCGGAATTCCCCGGTGTGCGCTTCGCCGCCGGCGCCGACGAATTGTGGGACCGCCCCGACACCCTCGACCTCCTGGTGATCGCCTCCCCCAACAAGACCCATGTGCCCCTCGCGACCGAAGCCCTCGGTCGAGGGCTCCCGGTCGTGGTCGACAAGCCGCTCGCCGGCACGGCCGCCGAGGCCAGGGCACTCGCCGCCCTCGCCGACGAACGCGGACTGCTGCTCTCGGTCTTCCAGAACCGGAGGTGGGACGCCGACTTCCTGACGCTGCGCAAGCTGATCGAGGACGGCGCACTCGGAGACGTACAGCGCTGTGAGTCCCGATTCGAACGCTGGCGCCCCCAGCCCAAGGGCGGATGGCGGGAGTCCGGGGACCCGCAGGAGATCGGCGGTCTCCTCTTCGACCTCGGCAGTCATCTCGTCGACCAGGTGCTCACCCTGTTCGGCCCGGCGGTGCGGGTGTACGCGGAGACAGACGTCCGCCGACCGGGCGCCGAAGCCGATGACGACACCTTCATCGCCCTCACCCATGCCTCGGGGGTCCGTTCGCATCTGTCCATGAGCGCCACAGCCGCCCAACTCGGCCCGCGCTTTCGCGTGCTCGGCAGCACCGCTGGCTTCGTGAAGTACGGGCTCGACCCGCAGGAGGGCGAACTCCGCGCGGGCAGGCGTCCCGTCCCCGGCACCCCCTGGGGAGTGGAGGACACCGCCCACTGGGGGCGCACGGGCGCCGGCGAGTCACCACTGACCGGCGGCGGCACCCCGGTGGAGACTCTCCCGGGCGACTATCCCGCCTACTACACGGCGATCGCCCGCGCCCTGCGGGACGGCACTGCTCCCCCGGTGACCGCGACCCAAGCGGCTGCCACGCTCGACGTACTGGAGGCGGCAGGGCACTCGGCCCGCGAAGGGGTCACCGTCACCCTGCGGAGCTAG
- a CDS encoding DUF1707 SHOCT-like domain-containing protein — MRASDSERERVAERLREAVAEGRLTMEEFEERLDAAYRARTHGELEPLVSDLPSASGAVVAPVASSGALSWSERIGGTVDPSRFAFALWGGFGRRGAWTVPRLFTTFTLMGGGELDLREAHFEDRDVVIRCFAIMGGVSVVVPPDLNVEVNGFGFMGGFGEHGGDQAPDPSAPRVRITGFALMGGVGVERKRTKAEKQRLKAERAAERERLEQGGGEDRPRKELG; from the coding sequence ATGCGGGCCTCGGACAGTGAGCGCGAGCGGGTCGCCGAGCGGTTGCGTGAGGCGGTCGCGGAAGGGCGTCTCACGATGGAGGAGTTCGAGGAGCGTTTGGACGCGGCCTATCGGGCGCGTACCCACGGCGAGTTGGAGCCGTTGGTCAGCGATCTGCCGTCCGCGTCAGGCGCGGTGGTGGCCCCGGTGGCGTCGTCGGGTGCCCTGTCCTGGTCCGAGCGGATCGGCGGTACGGTCGACCCGTCCAGGTTCGCGTTCGCGCTCTGGGGCGGGTTCGGGCGGCGCGGGGCGTGGACGGTGCCGCGGCTGTTCACCACCTTCACCTTGATGGGGGGCGGTGAGCTCGATCTGCGCGAAGCGCATTTCGAGGACCGCGATGTGGTGATCCGCTGCTTCGCGATCATGGGTGGGGTGAGTGTCGTCGTGCCGCCGGACCTCAATGTCGAGGTCAACGGCTTCGGCTTCATGGGTGGTTTTGGTGAGCACGGCGGTGATCAGGCTCCCGATCCCTCGGCGCCACGGGTGCGGATCACCGGGTTCGCGCTGATGGGCGGGGTCGGTGTGGAGCGGAAGCGGACGAAGGCCGAGAAGCAGCGGCTGAAGGCGGAGCGCGCCGCCGAGCGCGAGCGGCTGGAGCAGGGCGGCGGCGAGGACCGCCCCCGCAAGGAGCTGGGCTGA
- a CDS encoding DUF445 domain-containing protein yields the protein MAVPGRPGEPRAVEGSAPDARRGTGGEPPPGSSGAPGPSAPSGPSEPSEPSGSSGATAAAAPPAANKATGGAPRRSGLPSFAYTEADEEKQRGVRRMKVTATGLLVLVAVVFALATWAKNSGAGPWAGYVAAAAEAGMVGALADWFAVTALFRHPLGIPIPHTAIIPNKKDQLGASLGSFVGENFLSEDVVRARLRAVGIGARLGAWLAEPAHADRVTAEVSTALRGALTVLRDSDVQAVVGEAITRRANSVEVAPGVGKTLEKVVADGAHHRAVDLICARAHDWLVTHSDSVMDAVEGGAPGWTPRFVDRKVGERVYRELLRFVTEMRDMPGHPARGAIDRFLTDFASDLQSDTDTRARVERMKSDLLARSEVQDVIASAWSSVRAMIISAAEDDRSELRLRARASLLSLGARLATDERLQRKVDGWVEDAAVYVVTTYRGEITSLISDTVAGWDAEHTSRKIEAHIGRDLQFIRINGTVVGALAGLVIYSVAHALGG from the coding sequence ATGGCGGTTCCGGGTCGGCCGGGTGAACCCCGGGCAGTCGAGGGTTCCGCTCCGGACGCCCGTCGGGGTACGGGTGGTGAACCGCCGCCTGGTTCTTCGGGGGCGCCTGGTCCTTCGGCGCCGTCTGGACCGTCTGAGCCGTCTGAGCCGTCTGGGTCTTCAGGGGCGACAGCAGCAGCGGCGCCACCCGCCGCGAACAAGGCCACCGGGGGTGCGCCGCGTCGCAGCGGTCTGCCCTCCTTCGCGTACACCGAGGCCGACGAGGAGAAGCAGCGCGGAGTGCGGCGGATGAAGGTGACCGCCACCGGTCTGCTGGTCCTCGTCGCCGTCGTCTTCGCGCTCGCCACCTGGGCGAAGAACTCGGGCGCCGGCCCCTGGGCGGGCTATGTCGCAGCCGCCGCGGAGGCCGGCATGGTCGGCGCGCTCGCCGACTGGTTCGCGGTCACGGCGCTGTTCCGCCACCCCCTGGGCATCCCCATTCCCCACACGGCGATCATCCCGAACAAGAAGGACCAGCTCGGCGCCTCGCTCGGCTCCTTCGTCGGGGAGAACTTCCTCTCGGAGGACGTGGTGCGCGCCCGGCTGCGTGCCGTCGGCATCGGCGCTCGGCTCGGTGCCTGGCTCGCCGAGCCCGCCCACGCGGACCGGGTGACGGCCGAGGTCTCCACCGCCCTGCGCGGCGCACTGACGGTCCTTCGCGACTCCGATGTGCAGGCGGTGGTCGGCGAGGCCATCACCCGGCGAGCCAACAGCGTCGAGGTCGCCCCCGGCGTCGGCAAGACCCTGGAGAAGGTCGTCGCGGACGGTGCCCATCACCGCGCGGTGGACCTGATCTGCGCCCGTGCCCATGACTGGCTGGTCACCCACTCGGACTCGGTGATGGACGCGGTGGAGGGCGGGGCCCCTGGTTGGACCCCGCGCTTCGTCGATCGCAAGGTGGGCGAGCGGGTCTACCGGGAATTGCTGCGCTTCGTGACCGAGATGCGTGACATGCCGGGCCATCCGGCCCGTGGTGCGATCGACCGTTTCCTGACGGACTTCGCTTCGGACCTCCAGTCGGACACGGACACCCGCGCCCGCGTGGAGCGGATGAAGTCGGACCTGCTCGCCCGCTCCGAGGTGCAGGACGTGATCGCCTCCGCGTGGTCCTCCGTACGCGCCATGATCATCTCGGCTGCGGAGGACGACCGCAGCGAGTTGCGGCTGAGGGCGCGGGCCTCGCTGCTCTCCCTGGGCGCCCGGTTGGCGACGGACGAGCGGCTCCAGCGCAAGGTGGACGGATGGGTCGAGGACGCCGCGGTGTACGTGGTGACGACCTACCGCGGCGAGATCACCTCGTTGATCTCCGACACCGTCGCCGGTTGGGACGCCGAGCACACCTCCCGGAAGATCGAGGCCCACATCGGCCGGGACCTCCAGTTCATCCGGATCAACGGCACGGTGGTGGGTGCCCTGGCCGGGCTGGTGATCTATTCGGTCGCGCACGCACTGGGCGGCTGA
- a CDS encoding YidC/Oxa1 family membrane protein insertase, translated as MSVFASLVERLADLLQPLFHTSATAAAIILFTALVRLAVHPLSRAAARGQQAKVKLAPRIAELRTRHAKNPERLQEALTKLYAQEGTSPLAGCLPSLLQLPAFFLMYYLFSSSHIGGEPNGLLSHTLLAAPLADRWSDALGQGGPWGDAGLVYLVLFAIVTAVSVFNYRRTKQQLAAAPAQQDALPGMGAMSSVLPLLSFATLITVAVVPLAAALYVVTSTLWSAVERAVLYRDAPVAGAVNSVL; from the coding sequence ATGTCCGTTTTCGCCAGCTTGGTCGAGCGCTTGGCCGACCTGCTGCAACCGTTGTTCCACACCTCGGCCACGGCCGCCGCGATCATCCTCTTCACGGCTCTGGTGCGGCTCGCGGTCCATCCCCTGTCCCGCGCCGCCGCCCGCGGCCAGCAGGCCAAGGTCAAACTTGCCCCGCGCATCGCCGAACTGCGCACCCGGCATGCGAAGAACCCGGAGCGGCTGCAAGAGGCCCTGACCAAGCTGTACGCGCAGGAGGGGACCTCTCCGCTGGCCGGCTGCCTGCCCAGCCTGCTCCAACTGCCCGCGTTCTTCCTGATGTACTACCTGTTCTCCAGCTCCCACATCGGCGGCGAACCCAATGGACTGCTGAGTCACACACTGCTGGCCGCACCGCTCGCCGACCGCTGGAGCGACGCTCTGGGGCAGGGCGGTCCCTGGGGGGACGCCGGGCTGGTCTATCTCGTCCTCTTCGCGATCGTCACCGCGGTCTCCGTGTTCAACTACCGCCGCACCAAGCAGCAGTTGGCGGCGGCACCCGCGCAACAGGACGCGCTGCCCGGGATGGGCGCCATGAGCTCGGTGCTGCCCCTGCTGTCCTTCGCGACGCTGATCACGGTGGCGGTGGTGCCGTTGGCCGCCGCGCTGTACGTCGTCACCTCCACCCTGTGGTCCGCGGTGGAACGCGCCGTGCTCTACCGGGACGCCCCGGTGGCGGGCGCCGTGAACTCCGTCCTGTGA
- a CDS encoding DUF6412 domain-containing protein: protein MNGVIRRSARQLQPAVLALLFVLEFLIADGSSLSATVALAATATAAAGSALVVCAVISARCAPVVPRTRVRTALRDREQRTAFLPQRDPDAKGRTRPRAPGRALPTAA from the coding sequence GTGAACGGTGTCATCCGTCGTTCCGCACGCCAACTCCAGCCCGCGGTACTGGCCCTCCTGTTCGTCCTGGAGTTCTTGATCGCGGACGGCAGCAGCCTCTCCGCCACCGTCGCCCTGGCCGCGACCGCCACCGCAGCGGCCGGCTCAGCCCTCGTCGTGTGCGCCGTCATCAGCGCACGCTGCGCCCCGGTCGTCCCCCGTACTCGGGTGCGGACGGCCCTGCGCGATCGAGAGCAGCGGACCGCCTTCCTGCCGCAGCGTGATCCCGACGCCAAGGGGCGCACCAGGCCCCGGGCCCCGGGGCGCGCCCTTCCGACGGCCGCGTAG